A stretch of Triticum aestivum cultivar Chinese Spring chromosome 1D, IWGSC CS RefSeq v2.1, whole genome shotgun sequence DNA encodes these proteins:
- the LOC123165326 gene encoding cytochrome P450 76C3, translating to MADLSLVCAASLPLTLLAAYALQPLADARRRLPPGPRPLPVLGNLLDIGEHPHRSFASLADIHGPLMFVRLGTVPAVVATSPEAAREVLQKKNASLAARRGLDAWRVMDHDANSMVALPPRGKWRAFRQHSRAALLGPRPLDEHRAVREEEARELVRRVSAAGGAPVDVAGEAFVAMVNVLCRGMFSEKLDPAVVSELTGVAEQAAVLSGLPNVSDFFPALAALDLQGIRRKARKVLAWLYTLIDEQIERRKLSRADGDARRNDLLDVLLDMDGDVQDEDGWVMNKESIRGLFMELLLGATSVPTTIEWAMSELLQNPPAMHKLQAELRNVLGTRPCTWMEESDTGSLPYLQAVVKETLRLHPPVPFATGLAEEAVEIEGYNVPKGTTALVNIWGICRNAEVWDEPNRFLPERFLHREIEFFGADFELIAFSAGKRICPGLQLSSKMVPLILGSMLYHFDWTLPGEEDAAHVDMTEQFGLVLSMAVPLRVVPKKIL from the exons ATGGCTGACTTGTCCCTCGTGTGCGCGGCATCGCTCCCACTCACTCTGCTCGCGGCCTACGCGCTACAACCACTCGCCGACGCACGCCGACGCCTCCCGCCCGGCCCAAGGCCACTCCCGGTCCTCGGTAACCTCCTGGACATCGGCGAGCACCCTCACCGTTCCTTCGCCAGCCTCGCCGACATCCACGGCCCGCTCATGTTCGTCCGCCTCGGCACTGTCCCAGCCGTCGTGGCCACCTCGCCGGAGGCCGCCCGCGAGGTCCTGCAGAAAAAGAACGCCAGCCTGGCCGCTCGCCGTGGCCTGGACGCCTGGCGCGTCATGGACCACGACGCCAACTCCATGGTCGCGCTCCCGCCGCGCGGCAAGTGGCGCGCCTTCAGGCAGCACTCCAGGGCCGCGCTCCTCGGTCCCCGGCCGCTCGACGAGCACCGGGCGGtacgggaggaggaggcgcgcgagCTGGTGCGCCGCGTGTCCGCGGCCGGAGGCGCCCCGGTCGATGTGGCTGGCGAGGCGTTCGTGGCCATGGTGAACGTGCTGTGTCGCGGGATGTTCTCGGAGAAGCTAGATCCGGCCGTGGTGTCGGAGCTGACGGGCGTGGCGGAACAGGCGGCCGTGCTGTCTGGCCTGCCCAACGTGTCTGATTTCTTCCCGGCGCTCGCGGCCCTCGACCTGCAGGGTATCCGGCGCAAGGCGAGGAAGGTGCTCGCGTGGCTGTATACGCTCATCGACGAGCAGATCGAGCGGCGGAAGCTCAGCCGGGCGGACGGCGATGCGCGCAGGAACGATCTGTTGGATGTGTTGCTTGACATGGACGGCGACGTGCAAGACGAAGACGGATGGGTGATGAACAAGGAGTCCATCCGAGGTCTATTCATG GAATTACTCCTAGGCGCAACATCAGTCCCCACCACAATCGAGTGGGCGATGTCGGAGCTATTGCAAAACCCTCCCGCTATGCACAAACTCCAAGCGGAGCTCAGGAACGTCCTCGGCACCCGACCATGCACATGGATGGAGGAGTCCGACACCGGCAGCCTCCCATATCTCCAAGCCGTCGTCAAAGAAACACTACGGCTCCATCCCCCGGTGCCATTCGCCACTGGGCTAGCTGAGGAGGCGGTGGAGATAGAAGGCTACAACGTCCCTAAGGGCACGACTGCCCTGGTGAACATCTGGGGGATATGCAGAAATGCCGAGGTGTGGGATGAGCCCAACAGGTTCTTGCCGGAAAGGTTCCTGCATAGGGAGATAGAGTTCTTCGGCGCTGATTTTGAGCTGATCGCATTCAGCGCCGGGAAGCGGATCTGTCCCGGGCTGCAGCTCTCGAGTAAGATGGTGCCACTTATACTCGGCTCAATGCTCTATCACTTTGATTGGACATTGCCGGGAGAAGAAGATGCTGCTCATGTAGATATGACAGAGCAGTTTGGGCTGGTGTTGTCGATGGCTGTCCCGCTACGCGTTGTACCTAAGAAAATATTGTAA